From a single Larimichthys crocea isolate SSNF chromosome XIII, L_crocea_2.0, whole genome shotgun sequence genomic region:
- the slc39a4 gene encoding zinc transporter ZIP4 isoform X1 yields MFFSALLILVGFGSFGSVSGSPAVDEAYRAVVSLVSPGQQHLTGDSLRSLFNTLEKRVQCGGVSCEKCNLTDAVHQLISNHSIHEEHEDEKAEENITIGVSQFPALAAGCVLYLTSPGLVCNATRHGRWAEEIEHFLHEITHEEHEEHEAHEEHHEHRNEDSEPHHEHEHIDVDRLMVLFGELRDHYEPLKNENCITASDIMTEANASSPGQTQEVDAVLGRILYYALQGRCFLNRALPEESFFVNYILNRLGSENFTVADLETLMRILNLGPDMDATHEHGHEEEHGHEEEHGHEHHEDEHADHDHSGSKRRKKSNHEHHEGHEKNTTWDKFCFSAEELVRIYGLADNGSASSGLGSSGLTRLSPALVQQILSGACADIPQPPRPDGLTTAERYIYATIANVVITLTSMFGIVILLCTSCTSVFQLCIQFCISLAVGSLTGDALLHLLPMFLGLHVHSDETSSKHSHDSHNEETPDYIYKMLVVISGIYYFYLMETIFSLITYKENHHHHQHHHAEEAEPHHCDHGRVLEMYQQERKQKDKSQSASKAELFQVDFEDAEPKERTREQRLLPYMITIGDGIHNFADGLAMGAAFSLSWKSGLATSLAVLCHELPHELGDFAILLHSGVSVRRALLLNVGSAMTSFVGLYIALSVATDLATKQWIAAITAGLFLYVGLADMLPTMVHISNKRPWLMFLLQNIGLLTGWGILLVLSLYEERISF; encoded by the exons ATGTTTTTCTCCGCGCTGCTCATTCTTGTCGGTTTTGGTTCGTTCGGTTCTGTTTCGGGGTCTCCCGCTGTGGATGAAGCGTACCGGGCAGTGGTCAGCCTTGTGTCTCCGGGACAGCAGCATCTGACCGGGGACTCCCTTCGCTCCCTCTTTAATACACTGGAGAAACGTGTGCAGTGCGGTGGAGTGTCGTGTGAAAAG tgcaaTCTAACAGACGCCGTCCACCAGCTGATCAGCAATCACTCCATCCATGAAGAACATGAGGATGAAAAAGCTGAAGAAAATATAACCATCGGTGTATCTCAGTTTCCTGCTCTCGCTGCAGGATGCGTCCTGTACCTTACATCTCCTGGCCTGGTCTGCAATGCGACAAGGCATGGGAGATGGGCAGAGGAGATTGAACATTTCCTGCATGAAATTACACACgaggaacatgaggaacatgaggCACATGAGGAACACCATGAACATCGGAATGAAGACAGCGAGCCACACCACGAACACGAGCACATAGATGTTGATAGATTAATGGTGCTGTTTGGAGAGCTTCGTGACCACTATGAGCCTCTAAAGAATGAG AACTGCATAACAGCCAGTGACATCATGACAGAGGCCAACGCATCATCACCAGGCCAGACACAGGAAGTGGATGCAGTTTTGGGCCGCATCCTTTATTACGCTTTGCAAGGTCGATGCTTCCTTAATAGAGCACTGCCTGAGGAGAGCTTCTTCGTGAACTACATCTTGAACCGTCTGGGGTCAGAGAACTTCACCGTCGCAG ATTTGGAGACGCTCATGAGGATCCTGAACCTCGGACCTGATATGGATGCGACCCACGAACATGGACATGAGGAAGAACATGGACATGAGGAAGAACATGGACATGAGCACCACGAAGATGAACACGCTGATCACGATCATAGCGGTTCAAAacggaggaagaagagcaaCCATGAACATCACGAGGGCCATGAAAAAAACACCACCTGGGATAAG TTCTGTTTCTCGGCTGAAGAGCTGGTTCGGATCTACGGTCTGGCAGATAACGGCTCTGCCTCCTCTGGCCTGGGGTCGTCCGGCTTGACCCGGCTCAGCCCTGCACTTGTTCAGCAGATCCTGAGTGGGGCCTGTGCAGACATCCCACAACCACCAAGACCAGATGGGCTCACCACAGCTGAGA GATACATCTACGCAACAATTGCCAATGTGGTGATAACTCTGACGTCCATGTTTGGCATTGTGATCCTGCTGTGTACTTCCTGTACCAGTGTGTTCCAGTTGTGCATCCAGTTCTGCATCAGCCTGGCTGTAGGGTCTCTGACTGGAGATGCACTATTGCACCTGCTACCGATG TTTTTAGGTTTGCATGTGCACTCAGATGAAACCAGCAGCAAGCATTCACATGACAGTCACAATGAAGAAACTCCAGACTACATTTACAAGATGCTGGTAGTGATCAGCGGGATCTACTACTTTTATCTGATGGAAACAATCTTTTCTCTGATCACGTATAAAGaaaatcatcaccatcatcagcaccatcacgcg gaAGAAGCAGAGCCTCACCACTGTGACCACGGGAGGGTTTTAGAGATGTACCaacaggaaaggaaacaaaaagacaagtCACAATCAGCATCAAAAGCAGAACTG TTTCAGGTCGACTTCGAAGATGCGGAGCCAAAAGAGCGCACCAGAG AACAGCGTCTGCTGCCTTATATGATAACTATCGGTGATGGGATCCACAACTTTGCAGACGGCTTAGCGATGGGCGCTGCATTCTCCCTGTCATGGAAGTCAGGTCTGGCCACATCACTAGCTGTACTCTGCCACGAACTACCACATGAACTGg GTGATTTTGCCATTTTACTCCACAGCGGCGTGTCCGTCCGCAGGGCGTTGCTTTTAAACGTCGGCAGTGCCATGACCTCATTCGTCGGCCTGTATATCGCTCTGTCTGTAGCCACGGACCTCGCTACCAAACAGTGGATAGCTGCCATCACGGCAGGACTCTTTCTGTATGTGGGACTGGCTGATATG cTCCCCACTATGGTCCACATCAGCAACAAGAGACCCTGGCTGATGTTTCTGTTGCAGAATATTGGCCTTCTGACTGGGTGGGGTATTCTGTTGGTGTTGTCACTTTATGAGGAGAGAATCAGCTTTTAA
- the slc39a4 gene encoding zinc transporter ZIP4 isoform X2 — protein sequence MFFSALLILVGFGSFGSVSGSPAVDEAYRAVVSLVSPGQQHLTGDSLRSLFNTLEKRVQCGGVSCEKCNLTDAVHQLISNHSIHEEHEDEKAEENITIGVSQFPALAAGCVLYLTSPGLVCNATRHGRWAEEIEHFLHEITHEEHEEHEAHEEHHEHRNEDSEPHHEHEHIDVDRLMVLFGELRDHYEPLKNENCITASDIMTEANASSPGQTQEVDAVLGRILYYALQGRCFLNRALPEESFFVNYILNRLGSENFTVADLETLMRILNLGPDMDATHEHGHEEEHGHEEEHGHEHHEDEHADHDHSGSKRRKKSNHEHHEGHEKNTTWDKFCFSAEELVRIYGLADNGSASSGLGSSGLTRLSPALVQQILSGACADIPQPPRPDGLTTAERYIYATIANVVITLTSMFGIVILLCTSCTSVFQLCIQFCISLAVGSLTGDALLHLLPMFLGLHVHSDETSSKHSHDSHNEETPDYIYKMLVVISGIYYFYLMETIFSLITYKENHHHHQHHHAEEAEPHHCDHGRVLEMYQQERKQKDKSQSASKAELVDFEDAEPKERTREQRLLPYMITIGDGIHNFADGLAMGAAFSLSWKSGLATSLAVLCHELPHELGDFAILLHSGVSVRRALLLNVGSAMTSFVGLYIALSVATDLATKQWIAAITAGLFLYVGLADMLPTMVHISNKRPWLMFLLQNIGLLTGWGILLVLSLYEERISF from the exons ATGTTTTTCTCCGCGCTGCTCATTCTTGTCGGTTTTGGTTCGTTCGGTTCTGTTTCGGGGTCTCCCGCTGTGGATGAAGCGTACCGGGCAGTGGTCAGCCTTGTGTCTCCGGGACAGCAGCATCTGACCGGGGACTCCCTTCGCTCCCTCTTTAATACACTGGAGAAACGTGTGCAGTGCGGTGGAGTGTCGTGTGAAAAG tgcaaTCTAACAGACGCCGTCCACCAGCTGATCAGCAATCACTCCATCCATGAAGAACATGAGGATGAAAAAGCTGAAGAAAATATAACCATCGGTGTATCTCAGTTTCCTGCTCTCGCTGCAGGATGCGTCCTGTACCTTACATCTCCTGGCCTGGTCTGCAATGCGACAAGGCATGGGAGATGGGCAGAGGAGATTGAACATTTCCTGCATGAAATTACACACgaggaacatgaggaacatgaggCACATGAGGAACACCATGAACATCGGAATGAAGACAGCGAGCCACACCACGAACACGAGCACATAGATGTTGATAGATTAATGGTGCTGTTTGGAGAGCTTCGTGACCACTATGAGCCTCTAAAGAATGAG AACTGCATAACAGCCAGTGACATCATGACAGAGGCCAACGCATCATCACCAGGCCAGACACAGGAAGTGGATGCAGTTTTGGGCCGCATCCTTTATTACGCTTTGCAAGGTCGATGCTTCCTTAATAGAGCACTGCCTGAGGAGAGCTTCTTCGTGAACTACATCTTGAACCGTCTGGGGTCAGAGAACTTCACCGTCGCAG ATTTGGAGACGCTCATGAGGATCCTGAACCTCGGACCTGATATGGATGCGACCCACGAACATGGACATGAGGAAGAACATGGACATGAGGAAGAACATGGACATGAGCACCACGAAGATGAACACGCTGATCACGATCATAGCGGTTCAAAacggaggaagaagagcaaCCATGAACATCACGAGGGCCATGAAAAAAACACCACCTGGGATAAG TTCTGTTTCTCGGCTGAAGAGCTGGTTCGGATCTACGGTCTGGCAGATAACGGCTCTGCCTCCTCTGGCCTGGGGTCGTCCGGCTTGACCCGGCTCAGCCCTGCACTTGTTCAGCAGATCCTGAGTGGGGCCTGTGCAGACATCCCACAACCACCAAGACCAGATGGGCTCACCACAGCTGAGA GATACATCTACGCAACAATTGCCAATGTGGTGATAACTCTGACGTCCATGTTTGGCATTGTGATCCTGCTGTGTACTTCCTGTACCAGTGTGTTCCAGTTGTGCATCCAGTTCTGCATCAGCCTGGCTGTAGGGTCTCTGACTGGAGATGCACTATTGCACCTGCTACCGATG TTTTTAGGTTTGCATGTGCACTCAGATGAAACCAGCAGCAAGCATTCACATGACAGTCACAATGAAGAAACTCCAGACTACATTTACAAGATGCTGGTAGTGATCAGCGGGATCTACTACTTTTATCTGATGGAAACAATCTTTTCTCTGATCACGTATAAAGaaaatcatcaccatcatcagcaccatcacgcg gaAGAAGCAGAGCCTCACCACTGTGACCACGGGAGGGTTTTAGAGATGTACCaacaggaaaggaaacaaaaagacaagtCACAATCAGCATCAAAAGCAGAACTG GTCGACTTCGAAGATGCGGAGCCAAAAGAGCGCACCAGAG AACAGCGTCTGCTGCCTTATATGATAACTATCGGTGATGGGATCCACAACTTTGCAGACGGCTTAGCGATGGGCGCTGCATTCTCCCTGTCATGGAAGTCAGGTCTGGCCACATCACTAGCTGTACTCTGCCACGAACTACCACATGAACTGg GTGATTTTGCCATTTTACTCCACAGCGGCGTGTCCGTCCGCAGGGCGTTGCTTTTAAACGTCGGCAGTGCCATGACCTCATTCGTCGGCCTGTATATCGCTCTGTCTGTAGCCACGGACCTCGCTACCAAACAGTGGATAGCTGCCATCACGGCAGGACTCTTTCTGTATGTGGGACTGGCTGATATG cTCCCCACTATGGTCCACATCAGCAACAAGAGACCCTGGCTGATGTTTCTGTTGCAGAATATTGGCCTTCTGACTGGGTGGGGTATTCTGTTGGTGTTGTCACTTTATGAGGAGAGAATCAGCTTTTAA